The genomic stretch CAAGGGATTAGTGCCCACCATCACCTTGCACACAGAGAGAGATGGAGTGTGTGAGAAAAAACGTCGGGAGattagtgccctaccacctttcTCCCATCCCACACAACACAATCACAAGAAATGCGGGAGAATAAATCGAGGAATTAGCGCCCTACCGCCTTCCACACATCCAACATATCACAATCACAGAGAATACAGGAAAAATATCGAGGAATTAGCGCTCTACCACCTTCCCCACAtcaactcatcaatatcatcatttttattaattatgtctCATTCATTactcatacattcatacatttCTGCACTTCCTCAAATATTTCACATCAAATCATTTCATCATTCATATCATATATCACCTTATTCACCctttttaattcaattcctccACTTCACAATCCTCCTCTATGGGTTCAATATCTATTTCCTAAGCTTAAAGACTAGGTATCAGACCATAGAGGGTAGCTACAGAGGTTTGAAAAGCTAGAAGATTGGCTAAACtttgtaaaaaattatatttctgccAAACAGGGGTTCCGCATGTGCGAGATACCCCTTTGTGTACGCGAGTGTCCGGGGTATAAGAGAATGCTGGCATCGCGACCATGCTTCCATGTATGCGAATCCTATTTCCTTCAAAAGCTGCTAAAACCAGATTTTCACACCAAATAAACTTTGAATGCttataacttttttgttttaaatgatTTTTCATCCGTTTTTCGAACAACATAAACCTCACGAACccaaattttatttgaaataagtTTGATAAAATTTAAGGGTTCGGAAGCCGAGTTATAACTCAccaaaattgataaaaaaatttacttttttaccAAAACACCAACACCTCTATTCTTGCCAAATTCTCAATTCAAAACCTACATTTCACTTCTCAAAATAATATCAAAAGTACTTAAACCAGTCATACATCCATTCCATTCCTTCCACAACATTCAAATTCTCAATTCCATCAATTTTATTCAACAATTCacacacatacatatatatatcaTGCCAAAACATGCCAACACATATATTCATCATATCACACATCAATATACACCAATACACATTTATTCACTAATCAAATCAACAACCAAATTTAATTTAAGCTTATTTtgtggtcatctagcctaagttttcacgttaCATTATATATTACctacaaaaaattaaaaccataccttggtcgATTCTTTCCTAATGCCAAAACACCTCAAATATCTCTGTTTTTCAAGTGTCCAAAACCTCCAATCCTCACCGAACAAAAACTCAACCTCCACGGTTACCAATATCACTAAATTTGTCTCCAAAACAAATACCTCACTCTAATTCCAAAAAAATAccacaaaaattaaaatagggTTCATAATCATAAATGATTCacaagagttagtgatttttcACCTTACCAAAGAAAGTTTGGGACAAGACCTAGAAAGTCCACAAAGCTAATTTGATCCTAAACACCAAAATCACATAATttctcaaaatcaaaatctcaaatttttgaattaggGAGAGAGTGTCTGAGTGAGAAATTGCGAGGTTCTTATCAAATTATTTAGTGAGTTTTGTAGATAATTCAGAAATGAATGCGTGGCCACTGACGTCTCATCAATTGGAGCTCCGGATTGAAAGTCACAGAGGATTGAATTTTTGGAGGAATAAGGGTTTTGGTTACGTTCTTAAccttctcctctcttcttttAGCGTATCCAAAGTGAAAATGATGAAGGAAGCTTCAGTCGAATCGGTTCGGCTTGTTGGTTCGGTTTTGgattaaaatctttaaaattagtgttaaaattcatattttaattagctctacttctttaaactataaaatttaattttttaatttttaaataataattaatttattgactaattattcaCTAATTTCACAGGTTTTACGAAGTCTACAATTGATTCATGATCAACAAAGCCAATGCAAAACCATCATTAATGTTTCTATTGCAAAATTGCATATTCATAGACAAAGATAACATTTGGATACAAAATGAATGTTATGGATGTGTTTTTCACATTTTAATGGGAATTGTCAATAGATACTTGCACACACCGAATTGTTAAGAGCGTTAGATGCAGTTCCATGGAATGCCGGTTCGTGGCATTTGCAACTTGGGAATGATTATTCTAAAAACTTTGATCAAATAGAAATAGCATATTTTCACAACATGATTGAGGTGGCCAAAGAGTTGGCATTTAGGGCGAGGAGAGGTAAATCTTTCTCCTCTTCCAAATTTGTCACATTTTTCTTGACGAGCAAAAGTGTCTCTGCTATTATTGTTAAAGAACATAGATAATTGAGTTAACTTTATCATTGGTATACTTGATTCTAGCTGCTTGAAGTGATCTAGGATATCTTCGTATGATTTCAAGAATGATTATGCTTCAATTATAGTAAAAAAAGATAGTCTAGACATTATAAAAGAGATATAGTCAAAATATTCTTTTGGAAGTCCATCAAAGATAATCTAGATATATCATCATTTGAAACTTGATATTCAATCGAAAAGAATGTATATACAATCTTTTGAATATTCTCAAGATATTTCTTTATTAAACCAAATTTTCTCACATATCTCAATTGCGACTTTAGGCTTTAAATTATGGTTTTAGATGTGGTGGTAAAGTAAGACTGGATGGTGATCTATGCCTCATGACATTGAGTGCACTGAACAACCATATTCTTGAACGGGTTGGAAATGGAGGCAACGAGTGAAGTAAGAAGCGCAAGATCCTTATTCTTCCGCTCTTTGAAAGTCTAAGATTCAATGTTAATTGCTTTTTCGACATTAGTACCGATTGAATTTAggaaacaatatttttttatatcaacTTTGCTAGGGAGACAATGGAAAATCTAAACAATATGAATAATGGGCTGCAAATTTAGtccaatatatataaaaaaattaataacaccTCATAAAttacctaaataaaaaaattcacttaGTTATTCCAAAAAAAAACCTTCCCAAACTCTAATTTACCAAATCATTTCACTTCAATACCCTCTTCTTTCCCAACCAGTTGCCACTCCTACCTCACCGTTGCTATTTGGCTTGCCACACGCTGCCACCGGCGTTACTTACCCTTAGTAAAAATAATCATCCActtaaggataaaaataatcatccacataactaataaatttatcatctaacatattttaattatatataactaaatccaattcaatcaaaataatcatccacataagaattaaaataaccaCCCGCATACCTACTAAAATGACCATCCTAAACTGGTCATGAACGTAGAAGAATAATGAGATGAATGAACAGAAAAAGCAACCATGATCAAGCTCCCTTAGCCGCATACATCCTTGTATGTTGCACGGCTAGCGGCGGGTGGGTAGCGCGAAGGAAGCTTTCCGGGACTGGTGCGGCGTGATCAGATGTAACACAATCCACCGTCCGACGTGTTCCCCCACCGGTGCAGCGCCATCTTCGCCGGCTCAAGGTCATATTCACTGAGCTTCATTCCTTTCCCAACACCATTGATAATTGCTCTCCCTCCAAGGTGCACGCAAAAATGCTCTATCCCTGCCTTGAAATTTAACCCTCCACCACCATGAACGTTGTTCATCACCACGCTTCCCTTCTTCATCTTATTCAGTTTGAGGAATGTGCAATTCTTCATGCTTGGTTTGTTAGTGAAGAAGAGCATTGAACAGCTGCCAGATCAGAAGAGGCAGTTAGAGAGCGTCATCATCTTTTCCCTTTCGCAATACCAAAAAGCACCGAGAAGCTAGGCAGTGTCGGCTGAAGGCTGGCCACTAGCGACTGGAGTCAAGGCAGCATCGGATTAGAGAGCGGGAAAGTGAAATGGCGGCTAGGTTACTCTGCAGATCAGAGTTCGCAAATGGAGAAGGGAGGTTAGCGTGATATTGAGTGTAACTGCACCGTTTGTAATTTGgtttaatttaaatttcaaaatctaaaattattaataattaattaatcatctgatttataattttaattttatttttatttttttattttgttgttcaCATTATTCATACATGTCATTATTTCCCATACTTATGCTTTTGGTATTACAATAAACTTTATTTTAGCGATGACAAATATATATTTGATTAGGTTGAAAGTccaaaagaattatttttttttgtttgcaCCAGGGTATTCATCAGGTCAGAAGTCCAATGACTAATCCCTCAGGTACTGCAGAGGCACACAAAGTGGGCGACCCTCCCAAGCAAGCAAGCTCCATTCCCATTCTCCAGTGAGTATCGAACCCGGAAGAGATGGTTAAGGGACACAGACCTTCATTTATCTATGCCAACTTGCGTTGGTCCAAAAGAATTATTTAATATGTATTCATAGTACAAGTCCATGTTAGTTTAAGCAGCGCAATAAGAAGAATAATTTGTCCCTGCTGTTGCTACTATtggacaaaaacaaaaataaaactgGTATATGGATCAACAATGTAATCATATATCACCAACCAAGCCTAGCCCATTGGTTTAGTGAAGGATAAGATTGCTGTTGCAGCTGGAGCCTCATTAATTCAAGTAAAactaaaatcaaagaaaaagtaGTTCACTTTTCAATAAGCATCAAAGAGGAAAGGaggaaaaagtaaaatattgAAAGCAAAGTCAAATCAAAATCTGAAGTGACTCCAAAGAAAGAGTAGCTGTTGTATTACTATTCTTGTACAAATCAAATGACTTGTTGAGGCTATAATATCTCAGCCACCAccatttgaaaaagaagaaaaaaatggagGTTACTTTTTTTGGGgtcaaaacttaaaattaaaggTGTTGAAAACACTTTGAATGCATCATGACTTTGATCCTGTTGCTGCTGTTCATCTTCTTAGTACTTCAGTGTCATTCTACTCTGATCTTCTGTTCTAATTTTcttgggagaagaagaagaatttagGTGGTCTAATGCTCAAGAGTTGACTCTACTCACTAACTCAAGTTTTGGAGGCATTACCCCATACATAAATGAGTAATCAGCTAGAAATTGAAGTAAAgagagaaaatttttttgaagagAAAAGTCATCATTATGTCAAAATTCTTTTGATGTATTTCTGTTTTGTAATCATGAATTTAAGAGATTTTTCTTGCTAATTTGGGTGATGATAAACACTTAGTGTTGAGAGTATAGGGAGTAGTGAACCTAGTCGAAATAAGCTTGGTGAGAAGCTTGGGTCGTCCTAGACAAGATTAGAAAGAATCTTAGAAaattggtgtttgtaatctttgaaaaagatagtataAATTCTAGCTACCATagttgtggtggagactggatgttGACCACATTCATAAGGTGGTTAAACTAGAATACATGGCtgtgttcttttcttttctctacTCTGATTTTATTTCACTCgttatgagacaaaaataatttgACTCCTGCATAAGCAATATCATAGACACAACAATAACTAAATTGCAAAATCTATTTTAGCATTCAAAGTTAAAAACATAAAAAGCGATCCTAGATTCAACCCATTCTCTAAGTCATTAGAAACTTTTAGTACCAAATTGTGGAGGCATTTTGAATCCATCGAGATAATTTTACATTTCAAGAATCTCAACTGTGAGAAGAACTTATTGAGACTaggtaaaaaaattattctcttTAAATTTATCAATTAAAAGTACTAGTAAAGCCTTGTTTAAATTGTCATCAAGAACTAACGTCATTAATGATGAAATTATCAAGAAATTTCATGCAGGATATGAATAAAAGGGAGAAAAGATGATGACagtaagaataaaaaagaagaatggAGAGGAGTGTTAGACTCTTGCTACCATGATGTGGTTTGTGTCAAGTAGCATGAAAAAATTGGAGAgagaaaaacagagaaaaagaATGAAATGATGAATTGCAAACAATTTTTTgcaacataaaattttttttgttgaagaGCACAGAAATTTATTGATATAGCACAATAATTTTTGCATATAGAACAAAAATTTTTGCACATAATACAAATTTATTGATatagtataaaattttttacacagcatataaatttttattgtaaatatattttgttagctGGGTGAATCAATATTTTGAATATGTGgtcttctaaaaatttttatgctgcacatcaaaatttatttaCTCTACCTCAAAATTTTTGTGTTATGTACTAAAATTTATATGTTGAGTGTATTTTGTTAATTGGGTGTTAATGTTTTGGATATGTGACCTTCAAAAGTTTTAGTATTctgtatcaaaatttttatactttaattttcttaacatatatatgaaaagaagaaaaagatgaagacaACGATGATGTCGATGATAATGATAGTAAAAgatagtgaaaaaaaaaaagaaaaaaattaaataaaaaaaagacgATAATAACAACATTATTAAAGAAGACGTTGAAAAAGTACGTACTTACaccataaaaaatttaattagatttgattaaaaaagtTTTGGCCATCTAACTTTATGGTAATGTAATTATTATTACTAGACTTTGTGATGAGACTAGCtctattttagatttttttttagtttaactTGGATAATCTCAGGTATCAACCCCTCCAGACCAGAATAATTAAAACTTTATAATATTACGTATACGATCTAGTGCTAATTGTAATCTTATACTTCAATTCTAAGCAAAGTTTCACCCATGTATAGAAATTAATACTTTTAGTAGCATGACTTCCAAGAGTGAATAAAATGCCTAATTCTAGCACCAGATTTAATATTCTAGATCCACAACGTACGCCGTTATATCAGTTAATTAATACCATGTACTTAAAATTAAAGGCAATGTTACAACATGGTCCTCCTTGGATCCATATATAATGATGTTTTGTTATCTCTCAAGTTAACAATCTCaagtagaaaaacaaaagtgatgttaacacaaaacaaaaaataagatTAAGTGGGGTGATTAATTAACTGTTCCATAGTGCTTAAAAATGTGTTAGAAAGAGCGGATAAAGAGGTTGATCTAAAAGAAACTAatataagatttaaaaaatttaaacataataactaacttttgattttaaatatttttatttgtcaaatttatttttttctagaGAAATGATAATTTGCATTATCTTTTGAGTATACCATAAAAATAACGTGATATGTTAAATGGTATATGACATAGCAAATAGAAATATACTTCGatatataaatagaaatatATCTCGGGTATTCagtatttatttacttattgtGACACAGCATGAGGTCTGAATATCTAAGATctattcattttttaacaataCTTTCAGTATCCAAAATGTGatgtattatatatttatataattatgttaaattttatacattttagtaaattttatatttatttaatttaaataaaaaatcctccAAAATAGTATACAATAGTCAATTAGTTGGTATGGTTTAATTagttttttacttttattttagtattaatgatttttttattgtcCTTAGCAATTTTGAGTTTCTTTTTTATACCATTTAACATTTTTTAgtctattaatttaaatttctcAAAATTTGGTGCTATGTGCCCGAAATATTTCTTCTGTgaatcaataattttattattagaattaaatctattatatctattatatattactaattttacaattaaaatatgttatatatcacttttttattgtaattgaaatcaaatctttctctccaaaattaaagattctctctctccctctctcttttatatatcattatcaatgaTTAATTACAAATTTGACAATCAAAATGTGTAACATGATATTccctaattttaattgaaattaaaattaaaattaaaatattaaaatcagaattaaaatatagttatattatattattaatttaacgacaactatcaatataattttttttatactaatatctaattatatatatagtgaGTGAGAGCgagaatattattttaaaataataagcatgaaaattaattatttttattggtacATATAATAGATTTAATATCTAATCAAATGTAAAAATATacacattaaattattttattttagataacgaatactgaaattaattattagtaaaaagtTAAACTTTTTCACATGAAAATAgtaactaaaaaatttattatttgatttttttatctatcaagACCTTGGTCTTCTTAACTGATAGAGACTTTTTTCATATGATCTTTTTGTAAAAATActttgattttataaatctttaattttctgtgaTAATCTATAATGTCAAGACAAATTTGacgtaattttaaatttatataacgGCAATATTATTACGGATAAAAATACTAGATAAAACATATTTATgaacatttttttaaatgattataaaaatacttatgCACCTCGATTAGCTATTAAAATAAATCTCAAATGATCGTTCACgtgtctttttttatttatataaatttttgtaaGAAGTAGTTTTATAATACgatattagaatttttatgataaaaagtttagagtttgatttttgttgatctaaaaaaatcaatataatataaacaaaaatataaaagaaatttatgcaaaatttactcaaattaaatctaaaaaagCTTTTGGGTAAGAAAAGGTATTAGAAATGGGAGCCACTCCGATAAAGACGTCTAAAACGTctctttttaaagatgttttttaataattaaaatttaacacatataatcgattaaaatcgtgttatttttattaaaattaggtaagacaaattaatttgaccgaaaaatagtaaatcaaattttgaatcgatctaaattaatattatttttataaaaaataattataatactcctattataaaaaataactaaaatactcttattatatatattaattttaaaaattctaaattctaatcttttttttctatcattatagaattaagatttagaatttttaaaattaatatatatatatatatatatatatatagacatcttaatttatttttataataaaaatattataattattgtttaaactaatttaaaatttaatttattaattttttgattaaattaatttattcgatataattttaataaaaataatataatttaattaattatatgtattaaattttaattttttaaaaaatatcttaaaaaaatatttttgatatctttatcgAAATGAAAATATAACATATGGTGATAACATTTGGTTAAGCTTTGGAAGAAACGATTTGAGTACAATATGTATATAGACATGTGACCTTATacaataatatttaaactaaaccAAAGCCCGCCATCATTGACCATTAATTAAGAAACTCAAAACGGGAATTGTCGTGGTTCAGATGCCATGCATGTTGCTACTATAAATTGCTAAGAGGCTAAATATTATCCCTCACATCCTAAACTAAAATAAGCATTACGAACCACAATACCATGGCCATCTCCACCAAAAACCTTCTTCCACCTTTCTTCATTGCCATTTTCCTTACACTACTCAACTCCGCAACCTCCACAGATTCCCTTTCCTTCAGCTTCATCAACTTCGCCCCAGACGAAAGAAACCTAATCCTACAAGGCGATGCAGAAATTTCCGCAGACAACAATGTACTTAAACTTACCAAGACAAACGCCACCGGCCACCCACTGCCCTACACCGTAGGCCGAGTCTTGCACACAGCACAAGTGCGCCTTTGGGAACAAAGCACCAACAGGCTCGCAAGCTTCGAGACTCAGTTCAGCTTTTATCTCACAGGACCGTCCGGTTCTGCGGCCGATGGTATAGCCTTCTTCATTGCACCATCAGACACTACCATACCGGCCGGTTCAGCCGGAGGGACGTTGGGCCTTTTTGACCCTGAAACCGCTCTTAACACTTCTGCAAACCAAGTTCTTGCAGTTGAGTTCGACACCTTCGTGGATCACAACTCAAACAAATGGGATCCATACTACCGTCACA from Arachis stenosperma cultivar V10309 chromosome 9, arast.V10309.gnm1.PFL2, whole genome shotgun sequence encodes the following:
- the LOC130951171 gene encoding mannose/glucose-specific lectin-like, with amino-acid sequence MAISTKNLLPPFFIAIFLTLLNSATSTDSLSFSFINFAPDERNLILQGDAEISADNNVLKLTKTNATGHPLPYTVGRVLHTAQVRLWEQSTNRLASFETQFSFYLTGPSGSAADGIAFFIAPSDTTIPAGSAGGTLGLFDPETALNTSANQVLAVEFDTFVDHNSNKWDPYYRHIGIDVNSIKSSAVTYWSRRDNQVLNVLINYNPNTKTLTVVATYPDGQRFELSHVVDLRTVLPEWVRVGFSAASGQLYETHNLASWSFTSSLLYTAQKENQFIKLARGA